A window from Primulina huaijiensis isolate GDHJ02 chromosome 13, ASM1229523v2, whole genome shotgun sequence encodes these proteins:
- the LOC140990905 gene encoding ethylene-responsive transcription factor RAP2-11-like produces the protein MEIQFHTTPTNNNIVRRSKSTTNKNKFVGVRQRPSGKWVAEIKNTTQKIRMWLGTFDTAEEAAQAYDEAACLLRGTNTRTNFLNNVPCNPALSLKIRNLLNQKRGLNKNKVHPSNFENDQSSSQSKKTASKSFSSSNSAGGSLSSNKIYEYLATAPNLPSSEGVYKPDLSCFLRGYDHEMYSSPCLNSHDRDSAYGMYFDKISLQQDGLFYAPKRDGEEVNEAEFSDFELLKVERQISASLYAVNGINEYWENMNDCSDPCWDIPTMYQMFCPN, from the coding sequence ATGGAAATTCAGTTCCACACCACACCCACAAATAACAACATTGTCAGAAGAAGTAAAAGCACAACCAACAAGAACAAATTTGTTGGTGTGAGGCAAAGGCCTTCTGGAAAATGGGTTGCAGAAATCAAGAACACAACTCAAAAGATCAGAATGTGGCTCGGAACATTCGATACTGCAGAAGAGGCTGCTCAAGCTTATGATGAAGCAGCATGCCTCCTTCGTGGAACGAATACACGAACGAATTTCCTCAACAACGTGCCATGTAACCCGGCTCTCTCTTTAAAGATTCGGAATCTTCTCAATCAAAAGAGAGGCCTAAATAAAAACAAAGTCCACCCTTCTAATTTTGAGAATGATCAGTCGTCGTCTCAATCTAAAAAGACAGCTTCCAAAAGTTTTTCATCTAGTAATAGCGCTGGTGGGAGTTTGAGTAGTAACAAGATTTATGAGTATCTGGCCACTGCCCCAAATCTACCCAGTTCCGAGGGGGTGTATAAGCCAGATTTGAGCTGTTTCTTGAGAGGATATGATCATGAAATGTACTCCTCACCTTGCTTGAACAGTCACGATCGAGATTCGGCATATGGGATGTATTTTGACAAGATTTCTCTTCAACAAGATGGGCTCTTTTACGCTCCGAAAAGAGATGGCGAGGAGGTGAATGAGGCggaattttcagattttgaacTGTTGAAAGTTGAAAGACAGATATCTGCATCGCTGTATGCAGTGAATGGCATAAACGAATACTGGGAAAACATGAACGATTGCAGTGATCCATGTTGGGATATTCCCACGATGTATCAAATGTTTTgtccaaattaa
- the LOC140991106 gene encoding uncharacterized protein produces MDADTTQLQQAQLAAIMGPDPAAFETLISHLMSSSNEERSQAESIFNLLKQNDPNSLALKLSHLLSSSVRFESRAMATILLRKQLTRDDSFIWPQLTESTRSAVKNILLSSIQREEMKSIIKKLCDTVSELASSLIPDNQWPEILPFMFQCVTSESTKLQESAFLMFSQLAQFIGETLLPYITDLHSVFLSVLNNSPNADVKIAALSAVINFIQCLSSSNDRDRFQDLLPSMMRTLTEALNSGQEATAQEALELLIELAGTEPRFLRRQIVDIVGSMLQIAEAESLEEGTRHLAIEFVITLAEARERAPGMMRKLPQFINRLFAILMKMLLDVEDDPAWHSAETKDEDAGETGNYSVGQECLDRLAIALGGNTIVPVASEQLQAYLAASEWQKHHAALIALAQIAEGCSKAMIKNLEQVVNMVLNSFQHPHPRVRWAAINAIGQLSTDLGPDLQVQYHQRVLPALAGAMDDFQNPRVQAHAASAVLNFSENCTPEILTPYLDGIVHKLLLLLQNSKQMVQEGALTALASVADSSQEHFQKYYDAVMPYLKAILLNATDKSNRMLRAKAMECISLVGMAVGKDKFKEDAKQVMDVLMSLQGSQMETDDPTTSYMLQAWARLCKCLGQDFLPYMSVVMPPLLQSAQLKPDVTITSADSDNEIDDSDDESIETITLGDKRIGIKTSVLEEKATACNMLCCYADELKEGFYPWIDQVATTLVPLLKFYFHEEVRKAAVSAMPELLRSAKLAVEKGIAQGRNELYVKQLSDYIIPALVEALHKEPDTEICANMLDALNECLQISGPLLDESQVKSIVDEIKHVITASSSRKRERAERAKAEDFDAEEGELLKEENEQEEEVFDQVGEILGTLIKTFKASFLPFFDELSSYLMPMWGKDKTAEERRIAICIFDDVAEQCRETALKYYDTHLPFLLEACNDENPDVRQAAVYGLGVCAEFGGSVFKPLVGEALSRLNVVIRHPSALQPEFIMAYDNAVSALGKICQFHRDSIDSTQVVPAWLSYLPIKGDLIEAKAVHDQLCSMVERSDRELLGHNNQYLPKIVSVFAEVLCAGKDLATEQTASRMINLLRQLQQTLPPSTLAFTWSSLQPQQQLALQSILST; encoded by the exons ATGGACGCCGATACGACTCAGCTCCAGCAAGCACAATTGGCGGCTATTATGGGGCCGGACCCGGCGGCGTTCGAAACCCTAATCTCCCATCTGATGTCTTCTTCCAACGAGGAGCGATCCCAGGCTGAGTCAATCTTCAATTTGCTCAAGCAGAACGATCCGAATTCGCTTGCTCTGAAACTCTCCCACCTCCTCTCCTCCTCTGTTCGGTTCGAGTCACGCGCCATGGCCACCATCCTCCTCCGGAAACAACTTACTCGGGATGATTCCTTCATCTGGCCTCAACTCACGGAATCCACTCGCTCCGCTGTTAAGAACATCCTTTTAAGCTCAATCCAGCGTGAGGAGATGAAATCGATAATCAAGAAGCTCTGTGACACCGTGTCGGAACTAGCATCCTCGCTTATCCCCGATAATCAGTGGCCCGAGATTTTGCCTTTCATGTTTCAATGTGTAACCAGTGAATCCACCAAACTACAAGAATCTGCTTTTTTGATGTTTTCTCAATTGGCTCAGTTTATTGGAGAAACACTACTTCCGTATATCACTGATTTACATAGCGTGTTCTTGAGTGTGTTGAACAATTCTCCAAATGCGGATGTTAAAATTGCTGCATTGAGTGCTGTGATTAATTTTATTCAGTGCTTGTCCAGTTCGAATGATCGTGATAGGTTCCAGGATCTGTTGCCTTCTATGATGAGGACATTGACCGAAGCACTGAATTCGGGGCAGGAGGCCACCGCGCAAGAGGCTTTGGAGTTGTTGATAGAATTGGCTGGGACAGAGCCTAGGTTTTTGCGCAGGCAGATTGTTGACATAGTGGGTTCAATGTTGCAAATTGCAGAGGCTGAGAGTTTGGAAGAAGGTACTAGGCATTTAGCAATAGAGTTTGTCATTACACTGGCAGAGGCAAGGGAAAGAGCACCTGGGATGATGCGCAAGTTGCCGCAATTTATTAATAGACTGTTTGCCATTTTAATGAAGATGCTTTTGGATGTTGAAGATGATCCTGCATGGCACAGTGCAGAAACTAAGGATGAAGACGCAGGGGAGACCGGTAATTATAGTGTTGGGCAGGAATGTTTGGATAGGCTTGCAATTGCACTTGGTGGGAACACTATTGTTCCTGTTGCATCTGAGCAGTTACAGGCTTATTTGGCTGCTTCTGAGTGGCAGAAGCATCATGCAGCCCTCATTGCTCTTGCACAAATCGCCGAGGGTTGTTCAAAG GCGATGATTAAAAATTTGGAGCAAGTTGTGAACATGGTTTTGAACTCCTTTCAACATCCTCATCCTCGTGTGAGGTGGGCAGCTATTAATGCAATTGGGCAGCTATCAACTGACTTGGGTCCGGATTTGCAAGTTCAGTACCATCAACGTGTGTTGCCAGCACTAGCTGGAGCTATGGATGATTTTCAAAATCCTAGAGTGCAG GCACACGCTGCTTCGGCAGTGCTTAACTTCAGCGAAAATTGCACCCCAGAAATTTTAACACCATACTTAGATGGGATAGTGCACAAGCTGCTTTTACTTTTACAG AATTCCAAACAAATGGTACAAGAGGGTGCCTTAACTGCGTTAGCTTCTGTCGCTGATTCATCTCAG GAACACTTCCAGAAATATTATGATGCGGTTATGCCTTACTTGAAGGCTATCTTATTGAACGCGACGGACAAATCTAATCGCATGCTTCGTGCTAAGGCCATGGAATGCATCAGCTTGGTTGGGATGGCAGTTGGAAAGGATAAATTTAAGGAGGACGCCAAGCAG GTCATGGACGTGCTTATGTCACTACAAGGATCACAAATGGAGACAGATGATCCCACCACTAGTTACATGCTACAA GCATGGGCCAGACTTTGCAAGTGCTTGGGACAGGATTTCCTTCCTTATATGAGTGTTGTCATGCCTCCTTTGCTTCAGTCTGCTCAGCTGAAGCCTGATGTGACGATCACATCAGCTGATTCCGACAACGAAATTGATGACTCCGATGATGAAAG CATTGAAACCATCACTTTAGGTGACAAAAGAATTGGAATTAAGACTAGTGTCCTAGAAGAAAAGGCCACTGCTTGCAATATGCTATGCTGCTATGCTGATGAGTTGAAAGAAGGTTTCTACCCATGGATTGATCAG gttGCCACAACGTTGGTTCCCCTTTTGAAATTTTACTTTCACGAAGAAGTCAGGAAGGCTGCTGTTTCAG CAATGCCGGAGCTGTTGCGGTCTGCAAAGCTGGCTGTGGAGAAAGGTATCGCTCAGGGTCGCAATGAGTTGTATGTGAAACAGTTGTCTGACTACATAATTCCTGCTTTAGTGGAAGCTTTACATAAG GAGCCTGATACAGAGATCTGTGCAAATATGTTGGACGCATTGAACGAATGTCTTCAG ATTTCTGGACCACTTCTAGATGAGAGCCAGGTTAAAAGCATTGTGGATGAGATAAAACATGTGATCACTGCTAGCTCAAGTAGAAAAAGAGAGAGAGCTGAGAGAGCAAAAGCTGAAGATTTTGATGCTGAGGAGGGAGAACTACTTAAAGAGGAAAACGAGCAAGAAGAAGAAGTGTTTGACCAG GTTGGTGAAATTCTGGGAACATTGATCAAAACATTCAAAGCATCTTTCTTGCCTTTCTTTGACGAACTATCGTCATACTTGATGCCTATGTGG GGCAAGGATAAGACAGCTGAGGAGAGAAGGATTGCCATTTGCATCTTTGATGATGTGGCTGAGCAATGTCGTGAAACCGCTCTAAA GTACTATGACACACATCTACCTTTCCTCCTGGAAGCTTGCAATGATGAAAACCCAGATGTCCGACAG GCTGCTGTCTATGGGCTTGGGGTATGTGCAGAATTTGGTGGTTCTGTATTTAAACCACTTGTAGGAG AGGCTCTTTCCAGGCTCAATGTAGTTATCAGACATCCCAGTGCTTTACAACCAGAGTTTATAATGGCATATGATAATGCTGTTTCAGCTTTGGGAAAGATATGCCAATTTCATCGAGACAGTATTGATTCAACACAG GTGGTCCCTGCCTGGTTGAGTTATCTGCCGATAAAGGGTGACCTTATTGAAGCAAAAGCTGTTCACGACCAGCTTTGCTCTATGGTTGAGAG GTCTGATCGGGAACTTTTGGGCCACAATAATCAGTATCTCCCTAAAATTGTATCTGTATTTGCAGAG GTTCTTTGTGCGGGCAAGGATCTTGCCACAGAGCAAACAGCTAGTCGAATGATTAATTTGTTGAGGCAGCTACAACAGACACTACCTCCTTCTACCCTTGCATTTACATGGTCGTCCTTACAGCCTCAGCAGCAGCTTGCATTACAGTCAATTCTGTCAACATAG